Within the Bacillus marinisedimentorum genome, the region AAGCGAAGTATGCGGATACATCCATTGATAAGCTGCTGAGCACTTTGATGGGCCAGGGTGCCGGCAAACACCGGCTGAAAGCGAAAATCGCCGGTGGAGCCCAGATGTTCCAGTTTGCGGGCGGCCAGGATATGATGAGAATCGGCCAGAGGAATGTTGAAGCCGTTAAAAAGCGGCTCGGATATCACCGCATTCCAATTACAGCAGAAGATACCGGCGGACACAGCGGCCGTACAATCGAATTCGATCCCCAAACAGGGGTGCTGACTGTCAGGACAGTCAATAGGGGAGTGCAATGTCTATGATGTACAAAGGTTTGCGCTTTAACTTCTATACCGGATTAAGCGGAGCCTTGTTTGTGATTTTTCTCTCGTCAGTCCGGAATGGGTGGACCGTTTCCTTAATGAGGGGAATCATCGGTTTTATCTTGTTTTTTGCAGCGGCATATTGGTTTCGGTTCGCAATGACATATGTGATCCGGGAAACTGAAAAACAATCTGATATGCCGTCACCTGTCCCGGATGAGAAGGGAGGGCATACGAAGAAT harbors:
- a CDS encoding chemotaxis protein CheD, whose protein sequence is MVKQAVVVKVGIADLNTVRPPDVIRTSGLGSCVGVILFDKISGLAGLAHIMLPDSALAKNGQFNEAKYADTSIDKLLSTLMGQGAGKHRLKAKIAGGAQMFQFAGGQDMMRIGQRNVEAVKKRLGYHRIPITAEDTGGHSGRTIEFDPQTGVLTVRTVNRGVQCL